Within Anopheles nili chromosome 3, idAnoNiliSN_F5_01, whole genome shotgun sequence, the genomic segment TTGCTCTCCGCCATGGTCCCGATTTTTATGATCGCTACCCGAGGGTCCTCAtccgaaatgaaaagaaacaagGTAAGTTTCAGGAACCGGCGGGAAAGGATTAGGCGTTGGTTTGCCGGCGCCGAAGTGCAATAAAACACCGTCCCTTACTCGCTGTCGGCAAAAAACATTTATGCTTCAAAGCCGTATCGAAAAAAGCTGAAACATCGAAtcgctttttatttcattcgcttttgtTGCTAGCCGATTAGCTGCAGCATGGAACACGTGACAGAACCGAAGCTCATTATCATAAGACATGAGCGCTGTTTGGTTTATGATATCATCCGTGCGTAATAGAGTGATGCAAGAGCTGACTTCTTTCGTTTAGGTCGGACTTCGAGTTTTGAAAATGGGCTATTTTGCTGAAATTatctggagcatttttttggATTAGACAATAAAGAGATATTGTTCAACAGCTTGAAACTCTGGGCCAAAACAAACGATAACAGGGAAACCGTAGTAGTGCATATTCTCCAACAGTTCAAGACCAAATAGTCCTTGAAATCAATGGTAAACAGGTGGTATGtaaggatatttttttaatcgtttttATTGAGACAAACTTAGTATGATTTCAATAGTTGTCTACATGTGGTTCTATCTTCTTGATTATCGTTTCACTCACAATGACGCACATCAAAATGCCAAACATAGGCATTCGTGATAAAGCTGTTTCTACTGGCAATATGGGTATGAACGGAATAAATAAGTATTCCCCGGCATCATCGTTTTTGACCAGGATGAGTGGGACCTTGGTATGGTATGTCGATATTGAGTATGAACCGTACGCCGATTCGAATGCATACTCCAAGCAGGGATGCGTCTGCAGTAATGGCATCTATGAAAATTCGTTCGTCAAGCAGCGATGGTTGCATCTGCAGACTTTCGACAATATCAAAATATAATGTTGTTCccttctttaaaaaaaaatgttttccgtAAAGCTCAGCCGAAGAAATGCACATCCAATGGCGCGTCTCGCCTACGCGGTGATGAGGGCCATAATCATACTGTGGAGAGATATCACATACATTACCGGATTGTACAATATGCTGTGGATTTCCGTTTGCCCAAAATTGGGCCACTTACCCGTAGAGGTAGTAGAAGAACGATATGAGGTACACCGCTAATTTAATCCATCCTTCCCGCTGGCAGCTGCGAAGGACTTCCGTGTTCATAATGCTTGTCGGATCGTACAGGCCATGTCCCGACATGACGGGTCGGTTTGCGTATCTGAAACGAATGACAGGCGTAGAATGAGTCGCTTTATTTGATTAGGTGGCGTTTTCGCGCCCTTACCTGTATATGTGATACGCGATCAATGGAAGATTGAGGGCAAAGGAAAGAAA encodes:
- the LOC128725136 gene encoding protein cornichon; this translates as MAFSFPAFSYIVALIIDAFLIFFSIFHVISFDELKTDYKNPIDQCNSLNPLVLPEYALHVLFNLLFLFSGEFLSFALNLPLIAYHIYRYANRPVMSGHGLYDPTSIMNTEVLRSCQREGWIKLAVYLISFFYYLYGMIMALITA